The following are encoded in a window of Diorhabda sublineata isolate icDioSubl1.1 chromosome 3, icDioSubl1.1, whole genome shotgun sequence genomic DNA:
- the LOC130441603 gene encoding dnaJ homolog subfamily C member 10-like isoform X2, with amino-acid sequence MSSEKFKKQYHSYSYYKDQFGIYDDDPIIVTLSKNDYEVNILDNSQAWFVNFYSPNCYHCHELAPTWRKLAQELEGVIRIGAVNCEDDYRLCLQLRIEAYPTLLYYEKEFHLYEGIKYTGDRTVEALEEFVLSKLDVNVLHITSNNWNNLNSKNSKWLLFLCPDDNSNCPEEKTILKLTSSLESLVSVGIVIEEALCQQLSDNYKTKPIILLQAATLDASTSPLTMNIIEGSDTKELLQSILALLPNPQTVDEKDFQTIRSGLKNDSKGEKPWLFCFYLGAATELNLQLKRLPPLIPDINIGLIHCGKNSELCSSLHVVRYPTWGVLKVGGAFELHHGRDVLYDIANFAKDSVKSKNLHALCPPDFKRIIAEGTPWFIDWYAPWCPPCRKLLPELRKASQNFDSDKVQFGTIDCTSHRDLCRSQGINSYPTSILYNKSQIQMFQGLPDSQSITEFLHDMMNPLIVSLDDSNFGLLLRKPKEEMWVVDFFAPWCGPCQKLGPQWRQLAKHVSDLPEIKVAQVDCVANSDLCDAQNIRSYPTIRLYPLGSRGLNSVAIYNGARDAVSIKRWLLSFLPTSVESFSASDLKEQVLTKRYMLPWIIDFYAPWCGHCVHFEPDFRTIAQRLEGKVRSAKLDCEKERIFCGQVLGITGYPTVRLYLSPSEFYPLQLGDVSYILKQVKEILDKKKHDYDHDEL; translated from the exons ATGTCttctgaaaaattcaaaaaacaatatCATAGTTACAGTTATTATAAGGATCAATTTGGAATTTATGATGATGATCCTATTATTGTAACATTAAGTAAAAATGACTATG AGGTTAATATTTTGGATAACAGTCAAGCATggtttgtcaatttttattcacCTAACTGTTATCACTGCCATGAGTTAGCACCAACGTGGAGAAAACTTGCTCAAGAATTAGAAGGAGTTATTAGAATTGGTGCTGTCAATTGTGAAGATGATTATAGGTTGTGTCTTCAGCTTAGAATAGAAGCTTATCCTACTTTACTATATTATGAAAAAGAG TTCCATCTTTATGAAGGTATAAAATATACTGGTGATAGAACTGTGGAAGCACTTGAAGAATTTGTTCTTTCAAAATTGGATGTAAATGTATTACATATAACTTCCAATAATTGGAATAATCTCAATTCCAAAAACAGTAAATGgcttttatttttatgtccCGATGATAATTCAAACTGCCCAGAAgagaaaacaatattaaaattgacTTCATCCCTG gAATCTTTAGTTTCTGTTGGTATAGTAATTGAAGAAGCATTATGCCAGCAACTCTCGGATAATTATAAAACTAAACCAATTATTCTATTGCAAGCAGCTACATTAGACGCCTCTACTAGCCCGTTAACAATGAATATCATTGAAGGGTCTGATACCAAAGAGTTACTACAAAGTATTTTAGCACTTCTACCAAATCCTCAGACTGTTGACGAAAAGGATTTTCAG ACTATTAGATCTGGTTTAAAAAATGATTCCAAAGGTGAGAAACCTTGGTTATTTTGCTTTTACTTGGGAGCTGCAACTGAATTGAATTTGCAGCTTAAGCGACTACCACCTTTAATTCCAGATATTAACATTG GTTTAATCCACTGTGGAAAAAATTCCGAATTGTGTTCAAGTTTACATGTTGTAAGATACCCAACTTGGGGTGTTCTCAAAGTTGGAGGAGCTTTTGAATTACATCATGGTAGAGATGTGTTATATGATATTGCCAATTTTGCCAAAGATAGTGTCAAGTCCAAAAATTTGCATGCATTATGCCCACCAGATTTCAAAAGAATTATAGCAGAAG GAACTCCTTGGTTTATAGATTGGTATGCACCATGGTGTCCACCTTGTAGAAAATTACTACCTGAATTAAGAAAAGCCAGTCAGAATTTTGATTCGGATAAAGTACAATTTGGTACTATTGATTGTACATCTCATAGAGACCTTTGTAGGAGTCAAGGAATCAATTCTTATCCAAcatctattttatataataagtCCCAAATACAAATGTTCCAGGGCTTACCAGACAGTCAATCAATTACCGAATTCTTACATGATATGATGAATCCACTCA TTGTATCCTTAGATGACAGCAATTTTGGTTTATTATTGAGGAAACCCAAGGAAGAAATGTGGGTAGTTGATTTTTTTGCTCCTTGGTGTGGACCTTGTCAAAAGTTGGGACCTCAGTGGAGGCAACTTGCAAAACAT gTGTCCGACTTACCAGAAATAAAAGTTGCTCAAGTTGATTGTGTAGCTAATTCTGATTTATGTGATGCCCAAAATATCAGGAGTTATCCTACCATAAGGTTATATCCTTTAGGTAGCAGGGGATTGAATAGTGTTGC GATATATAATGGTGCTCGTGATGCTGTGTCAATAAAAAGATGGCTTCTAAGTTTTCTTCCTACTTCTGTGGAATCATTTTCTGCCAGTGATTTGAAAGAACAAGTATTGACAAAAAGATACATGCTGCCATGGATTATAGATTTTTATGCACCTTGGTGTGGACATTGCGTTCATTTTGAACCCGATTTTCGAACTATTGCTCAA AGATTGGAAGGAAAAGTGAGAAGTGCAAAACTTGATTGTGAGAAGGAACGTATATTTTGTGGACAGGTGTTGGGGATTACAGGGTATCCTACTGTAAGATTATATTTGTCACCATCAGAATTCTATCCACTCCAATTAGGAGATGTATCTTATATACTGAAGCAAGTTAAggaaattttggataaaaagaAGCATGATTATGATCATGACGAGCTTTAA
- the LOC130441603 gene encoding dnaJ homolog subfamily C member 10-like isoform X1 gives MDIKFGWIIVILMINNKSLADENDYYQLLGVNRDATVKEIRKAFKNLAVKLHPDKNKEDENADANFIRLTRAYEVLKDPESRKRYDIHGEQMSSEKFKKQYHSYSYYKDQFGIYDDDPIIVTLSKNDYEVNILDNSQAWFVNFYSPNCYHCHELAPTWRKLAQELEGVIRIGAVNCEDDYRLCLQLRIEAYPTLLYYEKEFHLYEGIKYTGDRTVEALEEFVLSKLDVNVLHITSNNWNNLNSKNSKWLLFLCPDDNSNCPEEKTILKLTSSLESLVSVGIVIEEALCQQLSDNYKTKPIILLQAATLDASTSPLTMNIIEGSDTKELLQSILALLPNPQTVDEKDFQTIRSGLKNDSKGEKPWLFCFYLGAATELNLQLKRLPPLIPDINIGLIHCGKNSELCSSLHVVRYPTWGVLKVGGAFELHHGRDVLYDIANFAKDSVKSKNLHALCPPDFKRIIAEGTPWFIDWYAPWCPPCRKLLPELRKASQNFDSDKVQFGTIDCTSHRDLCRSQGINSYPTSILYNKSQIQMFQGLPDSQSITEFLHDMMNPLIVSLDDSNFGLLLRKPKEEMWVVDFFAPWCGPCQKLGPQWRQLAKHVSDLPEIKVAQVDCVANSDLCDAQNIRSYPTIRLYPLGSRGLNSVAIYNGARDAVSIKRWLLSFLPTSVESFSASDLKEQVLTKRYMLPWIIDFYAPWCGHCVHFEPDFRTIAQRLEGKVRSAKLDCEKERIFCGQVLGITGYPTVRLYLSPSEFYPLQLGDVSYILKQVKEILDKKKHDYDHDEL, from the exons atgGATATTAAATTTGG ATGGATTATAGTTATACttatgattaataataaatcattggCTGATGAAAATGATTACTATCAGTTATTGGGAGTTAACAGAGATGCTACTGTGAAAGAAATTAGGAAAGCATTCAAAAATTTGGCTGTGAAATTACATCctgataaaaataaa GAAGATGAAAATGCAGATGCAAATTTTATAAGATTGACAAGGGCTTATGAAGTGTTAAAAGATCCAGAATCTAGGAAACGCTATGATATACATGGAGAACAAATGTCttctgaaaaattcaaaaaacaatatCATAGTTACAGTTATTATAAGGATCAATTTGGAATTTATGATGATGATCCTATTATTGTAACATTAAGTAAAAATGACTATG AGGTTAATATTTTGGATAACAGTCAAGCATggtttgtcaatttttattcacCTAACTGTTATCACTGCCATGAGTTAGCACCAACGTGGAGAAAACTTGCTCAAGAATTAGAAGGAGTTATTAGAATTGGTGCTGTCAATTGTGAAGATGATTATAGGTTGTGTCTTCAGCTTAGAATAGAAGCTTATCCTACTTTACTATATTATGAAAAAGAG TTCCATCTTTATGAAGGTATAAAATATACTGGTGATAGAACTGTGGAAGCACTTGAAGAATTTGTTCTTTCAAAATTGGATGTAAATGTATTACATATAACTTCCAATAATTGGAATAATCTCAATTCCAAAAACAGTAAATGgcttttatttttatgtccCGATGATAATTCAAACTGCCCAGAAgagaaaacaatattaaaattgacTTCATCCCTG gAATCTTTAGTTTCTGTTGGTATAGTAATTGAAGAAGCATTATGCCAGCAACTCTCGGATAATTATAAAACTAAACCAATTATTCTATTGCAAGCAGCTACATTAGACGCCTCTACTAGCCCGTTAACAATGAATATCATTGAAGGGTCTGATACCAAAGAGTTACTACAAAGTATTTTAGCACTTCTACCAAATCCTCAGACTGTTGACGAAAAGGATTTTCAG ACTATTAGATCTGGTTTAAAAAATGATTCCAAAGGTGAGAAACCTTGGTTATTTTGCTTTTACTTGGGAGCTGCAACTGAATTGAATTTGCAGCTTAAGCGACTACCACCTTTAATTCCAGATATTAACATTG GTTTAATCCACTGTGGAAAAAATTCCGAATTGTGTTCAAGTTTACATGTTGTAAGATACCCAACTTGGGGTGTTCTCAAAGTTGGAGGAGCTTTTGAATTACATCATGGTAGAGATGTGTTATATGATATTGCCAATTTTGCCAAAGATAGTGTCAAGTCCAAAAATTTGCATGCATTATGCCCACCAGATTTCAAAAGAATTATAGCAGAAG GAACTCCTTGGTTTATAGATTGGTATGCACCATGGTGTCCACCTTGTAGAAAATTACTACCTGAATTAAGAAAAGCCAGTCAGAATTTTGATTCGGATAAAGTACAATTTGGTACTATTGATTGTACATCTCATAGAGACCTTTGTAGGAGTCAAGGAATCAATTCTTATCCAAcatctattttatataataagtCCCAAATACAAATGTTCCAGGGCTTACCAGACAGTCAATCAATTACCGAATTCTTACATGATATGATGAATCCACTCA TTGTATCCTTAGATGACAGCAATTTTGGTTTATTATTGAGGAAACCCAAGGAAGAAATGTGGGTAGTTGATTTTTTTGCTCCTTGGTGTGGACCTTGTCAAAAGTTGGGACCTCAGTGGAGGCAACTTGCAAAACAT gTGTCCGACTTACCAGAAATAAAAGTTGCTCAAGTTGATTGTGTAGCTAATTCTGATTTATGTGATGCCCAAAATATCAGGAGTTATCCTACCATAAGGTTATATCCTTTAGGTAGCAGGGGATTGAATAGTGTTGC GATATATAATGGTGCTCGTGATGCTGTGTCAATAAAAAGATGGCTTCTAAGTTTTCTTCCTACTTCTGTGGAATCATTTTCTGCCAGTGATTTGAAAGAACAAGTATTGACAAAAAGATACATGCTGCCATGGATTATAGATTTTTATGCACCTTGGTGTGGACATTGCGTTCATTTTGAACCCGATTTTCGAACTATTGCTCAA AGATTGGAAGGAAAAGTGAGAAGTGCAAAACTTGATTGTGAGAAGGAACGTATATTTTGTGGACAGGTGTTGGGGATTACAGGGTATCCTACTGTAAGATTATATTTGTCACCATCAGAATTCTATCCACTCCAATTAGGAGATGTATCTTATATACTGAAGCAAGTTAAggaaattttggataaaaagaAGCATGATTATGATCATGACGAGCTTTAA